The following proteins are encoded in a genomic region of Burkholderia pyrrocinia:
- a CDS encoding lysophospholipid acyltransferase family protein, translated as MNILNVWQRDFLLSIVRLVAGAYPVWHQSPPSPTQKIYFSNHTSHIDTLAILAALPRDVRAVVRPVAARDYWDSSDMKRHIAQKLLNVVLIDRHRESGGDPLDPVRDALRQGHSIIIFPEGTRGADVLPQPFKSGLFHLATEFPSVALAPVYLENLQRIMPKGAIWPVPLICKVHFGANDALGNQEEKPTFLARMRDAVVALAPQRPAG; from the coding sequence ATGAACATCCTCAACGTCTGGCAGCGCGATTTCCTGCTGTCCATCGTGCGGCTTGTCGCCGGCGCGTATCCGGTCTGGCATCAGTCGCCGCCATCCCCGACGCAGAAAATCTACTTCTCGAACCACACGAGCCACATCGACACGCTCGCGATCCTCGCCGCGCTGCCGCGCGACGTGCGCGCAGTCGTACGGCCGGTCGCCGCGCGCGACTACTGGGACAGCAGCGACATGAAGCGCCACATCGCGCAGAAGCTGCTGAACGTCGTGCTGATCGACCGCCACCGCGAATCCGGGGGTGACCCGCTCGATCCGGTGCGCGACGCGCTGCGGCAAGGCCATTCGATCATCATCTTCCCGGAAGGCACGCGCGGCGCCGACGTGCTGCCGCAACCGTTCAAGAGCGGGCTGTTCCACCTCGCGACCGAGTTCCCGAGCGTCGCGCTCGCGCCCGTCTACCTCGAGAACCTGCAGCGCATCATGCCGAAGGGGGCAATCTGGCCCGTGCCGCTGATCTGCAAGGTGCACTTCGGCGCGAACGACGCGCTCGGCAACCAGGAAGAGAAGCCGACGTTCCTCGCCCGCATGCGCGACGCGGTCGTCGCACTCGCGCCGCAGCGGCCCGCGGGCTGA
- the bcsB gene encoding cellulose biosynthesis cyclic di-GMP-binding regulatory protein BcsB, producing MKPAASLFVLSVAMAGAFHAAALSAAPMPAVPAAASVSDAGAGRAAAPGAASAPVLVAAPTAASAPAAGLPATTVRLPFASLGAFDPLRLRGADDVRTINAGVRLDRVVTGARLRLTYAYSPSLVFPLSHLKVSVNGEVIATVPFDAARAGRTVTQDIPIDPRYFSDFNQIGLRLIAHYTLDHCEDPSNSALWADVSPTSELILDESPVRLPNDLALLPAPFFDRRDNGRVRLPFVLPASPDSATLRSAGVLASWFGALADYRHARFPVSSGLPTDDQAVVVGTAATLPAGLALPSVNGPLLAIADNPAAPGRKLLVATGRTAAEVDDAVATLVLGRAALSGPAATVAHVDLGAPRKPYDAPRWLPVNRPIAFRELVSDLRELEVRGTTPDPIRLNLRVPSDLHSWNGAGVPITLRYRYTAPTVQDNSTLAVEINEQLVKSYRLGPAHAEDAHGRMQLPLLSVPEGRVTSDVDIPAFRVGSGNQLQFRFTLDSQKTGLCSSTASEPQRAAIDPDSTIDFSHFVHYAQLPNLAFFANSGFPFTRFADLSQTAVVMPDRPSPQELEAYLTMLGHMGEWTGFPALRVQVARPGDVAALSGSKDLLVIDGSPTSPLLAHWRSALPLVIGEQGGAGGDGATRVAFTVKERWRNGVGLADGGAHIEQTGPLAALAGFELPGSRGRSVVALTATDQPRLGDLLNVFENPGLVSQLQGDLALVRPGQVDSLRVGEPYVVGFVPWYARVWTQAARHPVVLGAVGVVAGLLLALGVFSVLQRIAARRRGM from the coding sequence ATGAAGCCGGCCGCGTCGCTGTTCGTCCTGTCGGTCGCCATGGCCGGCGCTTTCCACGCGGCCGCGCTGTCGGCCGCGCCGATGCCGGCGGTGCCGGCGGCCGCTTCGGTGTCCGACGCCGGCGCCGGTCGTGCCGCCGCGCCCGGCGCGGCGTCGGCCCCGGTGCTCGTGGCCGCGCCGACGGCGGCCAGCGCGCCGGCCGCCGGTCTGCCGGCGACGACGGTGCGGTTGCCGTTCGCGTCGCTCGGCGCGTTCGATCCGCTGCGCCTGCGCGGCGCCGATGACGTGCGTACGATCAACGCGGGCGTGCGGCTCGATCGCGTGGTCACGGGCGCGCGGCTGCGCCTGACCTACGCGTATTCGCCGTCGCTGGTGTTCCCGCTGTCGCACCTGAAGGTGTCGGTGAACGGCGAGGTCATCGCGACCGTCCCGTTCGACGCCGCGCGCGCGGGCCGCACGGTCACGCAGGACATCCCGATCGATCCGCGCTACTTCTCGGATTTCAACCAGATCGGCCTGCGCCTGATCGCGCACTACACGCTCGATCATTGCGAGGATCCGTCGAACTCGGCGCTGTGGGCCGACGTGAGCCCGACGAGCGAGCTGATCCTCGACGAATCGCCGGTCCGCCTGCCGAACGATCTCGCGCTGCTGCCCGCGCCGTTCTTCGACCGGCGCGACAACGGCCGCGTGCGGCTGCCGTTCGTGCTGCCGGCGTCGCCCGATTCGGCGACGCTGCGCAGCGCGGGCGTGCTCGCGTCGTGGTTCGGCGCGCTGGCCGACTACCGGCATGCGCGTTTCCCGGTGTCGTCCGGACTTCCGACCGACGACCAGGCGGTGGTGGTCGGCACGGCCGCGACGCTGCCGGCCGGCCTGGCGCTGCCGTCGGTCAACGGCCCGCTGCTCGCGATCGCCGACAACCCGGCCGCGCCGGGGCGCAAGCTGCTCGTCGCCACGGGCCGCACGGCGGCCGAGGTCGACGACGCGGTCGCGACGCTCGTGCTCGGCCGCGCAGCGCTGTCGGGGCCGGCGGCGACGGTCGCGCACGTCGATCTCGGCGCGCCGCGCAAGCCTTACGACGCGCCGCGCTGGCTGCCCGTGAACCGGCCGATCGCGTTCCGCGAGCTTGTGTCCGATCTGCGCGAGCTGGAAGTGCGCGGCACGACGCCCGACCCGATCCGCCTGAACCTGCGCGTGCCGTCCGATCTCCATTCATGGAACGGCGCGGGCGTGCCGATCACGCTGCGCTACCGCTACACGGCGCCGACCGTGCAGGACAACTCGACGCTCGCCGTCGAGATCAACGAACAACTCGTGAAGTCGTACCGGCTCGGGCCGGCCCACGCCGAGGACGCGCACGGCCGCATGCAGTTGCCGCTGCTGTCGGTGCCGGAAGGGCGCGTGACGAGCGACGTCGACATTCCGGCGTTCCGCGTCGGCAGCGGCAACCAGCTGCAGTTCCGCTTCACGCTCGACTCGCAGAAGACGGGCCTCTGCTCGAGCACGGCCAGCGAGCCGCAGCGGGCGGCGATCGATCCCGATTCGACGATCGATTTCTCGCACTTCGTCCATTACGCACAACTGCCGAACCTCGCGTTTTTCGCGAACAGCGGCTTTCCGTTCACGCGGTTCGCCGACCTGTCGCAGACGGCCGTCGTGATGCCCGACCGGCCGTCGCCGCAGGAACTCGAAGCCTACCTGACGATGCTCGGCCACATGGGCGAATGGACCGGTTTCCCGGCACTGCGCGTGCAGGTCGCGCGGCCCGGCGACGTCGCCGCGCTGTCGGGCAGCAAGGATCTGCTCGTGATCGACGGCTCGCCCACGTCGCCGCTGCTCGCACACTGGCGCTCGGCGCTGCCGCTCGTGATCGGCGAGCAGGGCGGTGCGGGCGGTGACGGCGCGACGCGCGTCGCGTTCACGGTGAAGGAGCGCTGGCGCAACGGCGTCGGCCTGGCCGACGGCGGCGCGCATATCGAGCAGACGGGCCCGCTCGCGGCGCTCGCCGGTTTCGAGCTGCCGGGCAGCCGCGGCCGCAGCGTGGTTGCGCTGACGGCGACCGACCAGCCGCGCCTCGGCGATCTGCTCAACGTGTTCGAGAACCCCGGCCTCGTGTCGCAGCTGCAGGGCGACCTCGCGCTGGTGCGGCCGGGGCAGGTCGACAGCCTGCGCGTCGGCGAACCTTACGTGGTCGGCTTCGTGCCGTGGTATGCCCGCGTGTGGACGCAGGCGGCGCGGCATCCGGTCGTGCTCGGCGCGGTCGGCGTCGTCGCGGGGCTGCTGCTCGCGCTCGGCGTGTTCAGCGTGCTGCAGAGAATCGCCGCGCGTCGACGGGGGATGTAA
- a CDS encoding sensor domain-containing diguanylate cyclase, producing MDQIVDTATPSPDTLLRIIAAQTEIAKLGLDLGSVMAYVAEQVPLLTGASAAAVEFAEGDDMVYRAASGTAAGMLGLRLRRSGSLSGLCVQQGELLHCSDSETDPRVDRDACRRVGLRSMLVMPLTHADTTVGVLKVMSPDVDGFSKADAGTLRLTAELIAAAMFHAARNEANELYLRATHDALTGLPNRALFYDRLRQSMHTALRANGRLGILNIDMDGLKPINDGFGHRAGDAALREIATRMQGAVRRSDTVARIGGDEFAVILPNIGNRDDAHAQSTRLARQVGEPFEFEGRPLRLGVSVGIALLPDDGTDMTALIEHADQAMYEAKRTRSQRTARA from the coding sequence TTGGATCAAATCGTCGACACCGCCACCCCGTCTCCCGACACGCTGCTGCGCATCATCGCCGCGCAGACCGAGATCGCGAAGCTCGGCCTCGACCTCGGCAGCGTGATGGCTTATGTGGCCGAGCAGGTGCCGCTGCTCACCGGTGCGAGCGCCGCCGCGGTCGAATTCGCCGAGGGCGACGACATGGTGTACCGCGCCGCGTCGGGCACGGCCGCCGGGATGCTCGGCCTGCGGTTGCGGCGCTCGGGCAGCCTGTCGGGCCTGTGCGTCCAGCAAGGCGAGTTGCTGCACTGCAGCGATTCGGAAACCGACCCGCGCGTCGATCGCGATGCGTGCCGCCGGGTCGGCCTGCGCTCGATGCTCGTGATGCCGCTCACGCATGCCGACACGACGGTCGGTGTGCTGAAGGTGATGTCGCCGGACGTCGACGGCTTCTCGAAAGCCGACGCCGGCACGCTGCGACTGACGGCCGAATTGATCGCCGCCGCGATGTTCCACGCGGCGCGCAACGAGGCGAACGAGCTGTACCTGCGCGCCACGCACGACGCGCTCACGGGCCTGCCGAACCGCGCGCTGTTCTACGACCGCCTGCGGCAGTCGATGCACACGGCGCTGCGCGCGAACGGCCGGCTCGGCATCCTCAACATCGACATGGACGGGCTGAAGCCGATCAACGACGGTTTCGGCCACCGCGCGGGCGACGCTGCGCTGCGCGAGATCGCCACGCGGATGCAGGGTGCGGTGCGGCGCTCGGACACGGTCGCGCGCATCGGCGGCGACGAATTCGCGGTGATCCTGCCGAACATCGGCAACCGCGACGATGCGCACGCACAAAGCACGCGGCTTGCGCGGCAGGTCGGCGAACCGTTCGAATTCGAGGGACGCCCGCTGCGACTCGGCGTCAGCGTCGGAATCGCGCTGCTGCCCGACGACGGCACCGACATGACCGCGCTGATCGAGCATGCGGATCAGGCGATGTATGAAGCCAAGCGGACACGGTCACAGCGTACGGCTCGCGCGTAA
- a CDS encoding CDP-alcohol phosphatidyltransferase family protein: protein MSLYALKPKFQNRLRPFANSLAERGVTANQVTLFAAGGSIVVGALAGLGVFARVLFLLIPLWLFARMALNAIDGMLAREHGQKSTLGAYLNELGDIVSDVALVLPFLAISAFAPADVWLFALTAVIVECAGLIGPLVGATRRYDGPFGKSDRALALGAFALWIGFGLPVGSVAAWLWRLLIVLSIVTVVRRVQAGIAEKGG, encoded by the coding sequence ATGAGCCTCTACGCACTCAAACCCAAATTCCAGAACCGTCTGCGCCCGTTCGCGAATTCGCTTGCCGAACGCGGCGTCACCGCGAACCAGGTCACGCTGTTCGCGGCCGGCGGCTCGATCGTCGTCGGCGCGCTCGCCGGGCTCGGCGTGTTCGCCCGTGTGCTGTTCCTGCTGATTCCGCTGTGGCTGTTCGCGCGGATGGCGCTCAACGCAATCGACGGGATGCTCGCGCGCGAGCACGGGCAGAAGAGCACGCTCGGCGCGTACCTGAACGAGCTGGGCGACATCGTTTCCGACGTCGCGCTCGTGCTGCCGTTCCTCGCCATTTCCGCGTTCGCTCCGGCGGACGTCTGGCTGTTCGCGCTGACGGCGGTCATCGTCGAATGCGCGGGGCTGATCGGGCCGCTCGTCGGCGCGACGCGCCGCTACGACGGCCCGTTCGGCAAGAGCGACCGCGCGCTGGCCCTTGGCGCGTTCGCGCTGTGGATCGGCTTCGGCCTGCCGGTCGGTAGCGTCGCCGCGTGGTTGTGGCGCCTGCTGATCGTGCTGTCGATCGTGACGGTGGTGCGGCGCGTGCAGGCCGGTATCGCTGAAAAGGGCGGTTGA
- a CDS encoding bifunctional alpha/beta hydrolase/class I SAM-dependent methyltransferase, protein MSARMAREADFTTHDGETLFYRHWPATGPRCRGAIVLLHRGHEHSARVAHLVDELDLPDFAFFAWDARGHGRSPGARGYSPSAAASVRDLQTFVEHIRDTHGIAIEDTAVVGQSVGAVLAATWAHDYAPPIRCLAVASPAFHIKLYVPFARPGLRLMHKLRGLFYVNSYVKPKFLTHDPERIASYASDPLITRPIAVNMLLDLHDTAKRIVADAAAITVPTQLLISGADWVVHRGPQDRFFERLGSARKERIVLPGFYHDTLGERDRAQALAPLRAFVLREFDAPSPRVSLADADRRGAFHDEYAALGRPPANVFARAYWALTRAGLKAGGALSDGIALGLRLGFDSGSTLDYVYRNRAQGRLGVGALIDRTYLDSPGWIGIRRRKVHLQELIGTAIGRLRGHGTPVRIVDIAAGHGRYVLDAIATAAERDGAAPDDITLRDYSPPNVEAGRVLIAQRGLEPIARFERGDAFDEASLATLEPRPTLAIVSGLYELFGENALIERSLRGLAQAVPPGGYLVYTGQPWHPQLEFIARALNNHRGEATWVMRRRSQAEMDELVARAGFRKLDQRIDEMGIFTVSLAQRVDAS, encoded by the coding sequence ATGAGCGCACGCATGGCCCGCGAGGCCGACTTCACCACGCACGACGGCGAAACGCTGTTCTATCGTCACTGGCCCGCGACGGGCCCGCGCTGTCGCGGCGCGATCGTGCTGCTGCATCGCGGCCACGAACATTCGGCGCGCGTCGCGCATCTCGTCGACGAGCTCGACCTGCCCGATTTCGCATTTTTCGCGTGGGACGCGCGCGGCCACGGCCGTTCGCCGGGCGCGCGCGGCTACAGCCCGAGCGCGGCCGCGTCGGTGCGCGACCTGCAGACCTTCGTCGAGCATATCCGCGACACGCACGGCATCGCGATCGAAGACACGGCCGTGGTCGGCCAGAGCGTCGGCGCAGTGCTCGCGGCCACCTGGGCGCACGACTACGCACCGCCGATCCGCTGCCTCGCCGTCGCGTCACCGGCGTTCCACATCAAGCTCTACGTGCCGTTCGCACGGCCAGGCCTGCGGCTGATGCACAAGCTGCGCGGGCTGTTCTACGTGAATAGCTACGTCAAGCCGAAATTCCTCACGCACGATCCCGAGCGGATCGCGAGCTATGCGTCGGATCCGCTGATCACGCGGCCGATCGCGGTCAACATGCTGCTCGACCTGCACGACACCGCGAAGCGGATCGTCGCCGACGCGGCGGCGATCACCGTGCCGACGCAACTGCTGATCTCGGGCGCCGACTGGGTCGTGCATCGCGGCCCGCAGGACCGCTTCTTCGAACGGCTCGGCTCGGCGCGCAAGGAGCGCATCGTGCTGCCGGGCTTCTATCACGACACGCTCGGCGAGCGCGACCGCGCGCAGGCGCTCGCGCCGTTGCGCGCATTCGTGCTGCGCGAGTTCGATGCGCCGAGCCCGCGCGTGTCGCTCGCCGACGCCGACCGGCGCGGCGCGTTCCACGACGAATACGCGGCGCTCGGCCGCCCGCCCGCGAACGTGTTCGCGCGCGCGTACTGGGCACTCACGCGGGCCGGCCTGAAGGCTGGCGGCGCGCTGTCGGACGGCATCGCGCTCGGGCTGCGGCTCGGCTTCGATTCGGGCTCGACGCTCGACTACGTGTACCGCAACCGCGCGCAGGGGCGGCTCGGCGTCGGTGCGCTGATCGACCGCACGTATCTCGATTCGCCGGGCTGGATCGGCATCCGCCGGCGCAAGGTGCACCTGCAGGAACTGATCGGCACGGCGATCGGCCGCCTGCGCGGCCACGGCACGCCGGTGCGGATCGTCGACATCGCGGCCGGGCACGGGCGCTATGTGCTCGACGCGATCGCGACGGCCGCCGAGCGCGACGGCGCGGCGCCCGACGACATCACGCTGCGCGACTACAGTCCGCCGAACGTCGAGGCCGGGCGCGTGCTGATCGCGCAGCGCGGCCTCGAGCCGATCGCGCGCTTCGAGCGCGGCGACGCGTTCGACGAGGCGTCGCTCGCGACGCTCGAGCCGCGTCCGACGCTGGCGATCGTGTCGGGCCTCTACGAGCTGTTCGGCGAAAACGCGCTGATCGAACGCTCGCTGCGCGGGCTCGCGCAAGCGGTGCCGCCGGGCGGCTATCTCGTCTATACGGGGCAGCCGTGGCATCCGCAGCTCGAATTCATCGCGCGCGCGCTGAACAACCACCGCGGCGAGGCGACCTGGGTGATGCGCCGCCGCTCGCAGGCCGAGATGGACGAACTCGTCGCGCGCGCGGGCTTCCGCAAGCTCGACCAGCGGATCGACGAAATGGGCATCTTCACGGTCAGCCTCGCGCAGCGGGTCGACGCGTCATGA
- the bcsZ gene encoding cellulose synthase complex periplasmic endoglucanase BcsZ, with product MARAMAKRRATQPARRVGAVLALAVAVTCAAAGMAARAQAAGADTAAMGCSAAWPRWDTFKRDFISVDGRVIDVGSADSRTVSEGQAYGLFFALVANDRRMFDTILAWTENNLAQGDLSTHLPAWLWGRAPDGAWRVLDANAASDADLWIAYALVEAGRLWHERSYTARGALLAKRVLDDETATVPGLGITLLPGPTGFKLTNGQWRVNPSYSPPQVIRALGARLPDDRRWAALASSTARVLLDTAPKGFSPDWALYRAGAGFGPDPETHAESAYNAIRVYLWAGMLDRADPLAAPLLARFAPFADHIAAHGAPPEKVDTTTGVAGPNDGNGGFSAAAVPFLDARGQRALADAQAARVDTLARQAAPGYYTSVLTLFGLGWRDGRYRFGADGTLDARWGGRSCAAR from the coding sequence ATGGCGCGGGCAATGGCGAAGCGACGGGCAACGCAGCCGGCGCGGCGCGTCGGCGCGGTACTCGCGCTGGCGGTTGCGGTGACGTGTGCGGCGGCCGGCATGGCCGCTCGCGCGCAGGCCGCGGGGGCCGACACGGCCGCCATGGGATGCAGCGCGGCGTGGCCGCGCTGGGACACGTTCAAGCGCGATTTCATCTCGGTCGACGGCCGCGTGATCGACGTCGGCTCGGCCGATTCACGCACGGTGTCGGAGGGGCAGGCGTATGGGCTTTTCTTCGCGCTGGTCGCGAACGACCGGCGCATGTTCGACACGATCCTCGCATGGACCGAGAACAACCTCGCGCAGGGCGACCTGAGCACGCATCTGCCGGCGTGGCTCTGGGGCCGCGCGCCGGACGGCGCGTGGCGCGTGCTCGACGCGAACGCGGCGTCGGACGCCGACCTGTGGATCGCGTACGCGCTCGTCGAGGCCGGGCGGCTGTGGCACGAGCGCAGCTACACGGCGCGCGGCGCGCTGCTCGCGAAGCGCGTGCTCGACGACGAGACGGCGACCGTGCCGGGTCTCGGCATCACGCTGCTGCCGGGGCCGACCGGGTTCAAGCTGACCAACGGCCAGTGGCGCGTGAATCCGAGTTATTCGCCGCCGCAGGTGATCCGCGCGCTCGGCGCACGCCTGCCCGACGACCGGCGCTGGGCCGCGCTGGCCTCCAGCACCGCGCGCGTCCTGCTCGACACGGCGCCGAAGGGCTTTTCGCCCGACTGGGCGCTGTATCGCGCGGGCGCGGGCTTCGGGCCCGATCCGGAGACGCACGCGGAGAGCGCGTACAACGCGATCCGCGTGTATCTGTGGGCCGGCATGCTCGACCGCGCCGATCCGCTCGCCGCACCGTTGCTCGCGCGTTTCGCGCCGTTCGCCGACCACATCGCCGCGCATGGCGCGCCGCCGGAGAAGGTCGATACGACGACGGGCGTCGCGGGGCCGAACGACGGCAACGGCGGGTTCTCCGCGGCGGCCGTGCCGTTCCTCGACGCGCGCGGCCAGCGTGCGCTCGCGGATGCGCAGGCGGCCCGCGTCGATACGCTCGCACGCCAGGCTGCACCCGGCTACTACACGAGCGTGCTGACGCTGTTCGGCCTCGGCTGGCGCGACGGACGCTACCGGTTCGGCGCGGACGGCACGCTCGACGCACGCTGGGGAGGCCGTTCGTGCGCCGCCCGCTGA
- a CDS encoding phosphatase PAP2/dual specificity phosphatase family protein gives MSALGGGASGLAEPAAGARDASFALRFGWLVAMGAVFFSTYGFANWLAARRAAVPTFAFGWEHAIPFVPWTIVPYWSIDLLYALSFFFWTRRADLLDHVKRLLTVQLVSVACFIAWPLRFGFERPDAGGMAGALFTLLTGFDKPFNQAPSLHIGLLVVLWAVYAKQLRGTVARVVLHLWFAAIGVSVLTTYQHHAIDVPTGAAVGCLALFLFPLRDAAGRLPGADVSPGGAGRALARRYALGAALAALVALWCVPRAPGWALAAGWVALALACVAWIYRRGASGAFQKDAQGRFPVFIRWLLAPTIAGAFVNSRLWTFRQPAPVRIDARVSIGRTPTTRDVRRHGFTALVDLTAEMPRWAAADASLAYATVPQLDLVAPTATQLAQAVAALERLHGEGRDVLVCCALGYGRSVLCAAAWLAARRGLGDARDALAAVRAVRPHAVWSDDGVAVLQHWIDGRRGAGRR, from the coding sequence ATGAGCGCGCTCGGCGGCGGCGCGAGCGGCCTCGCCGAACCGGCGGCCGGCGCGCGCGACGCGTCGTTCGCGCTGCGCTTCGGCTGGCTCGTGGCGATGGGCGCCGTGTTCTTCTCGACGTACGGTTTTGCGAACTGGCTCGCCGCGCGCCGCGCGGCGGTGCCGACGTTCGCGTTCGGCTGGGAGCACGCGATCCCGTTCGTGCCGTGGACGATCGTGCCGTACTGGTCGATCGACCTGCTGTATGCGCTGTCGTTCTTCTTCTGGACCCGCCGCGCCGATCTGCTCGATCACGTGAAGCGGCTGTTGACCGTGCAACTGGTGTCGGTCGCGTGCTTCATCGCGTGGCCGCTGCGCTTCGGTTTCGAGCGGCCCGACGCGGGCGGCATGGCCGGCGCGCTGTTCACGCTGCTGACGGGTTTCGACAAGCCGTTCAACCAGGCGCCGTCGCTGCACATCGGGTTGCTCGTCGTCCTGTGGGCCGTCTATGCGAAGCAGCTGCGCGGCACGGTCGCGCGCGTCGTGCTGCATCTCTGGTTCGCGGCGATCGGCGTGTCGGTGCTGACGACCTACCAGCATCACGCGATCGACGTGCCGACCGGCGCGGCCGTCGGCTGTCTCGCGCTGTTCCTGTTTCCGCTGCGCGATGCCGCGGGCCGGCTGCCGGGCGCCGATGTGTCGCCGGGCGGGGCCGGCCGCGCGCTCGCGCGCCGCTATGCGCTCGGCGCGGCGCTGGCCGCGCTTGTCGCGCTCTGGTGCGTGCCGCGCGCGCCGGGCTGGGCGCTGGCGGCGGGGTGGGTCGCGCTGGCGCTCGCATGCGTCGCGTGGATCTACCGGCGCGGTGCATCCGGCGCATTCCAGAAGGATGCGCAAGGGCGTTTTCCGGTATTCATTCGCTGGCTGCTCGCGCCGACGATCGCCGGCGCGTTCGTCAATTCGCGGCTTTGGACGTTCCGGCAGCCGGCGCCCGTGCGGATCGACGCGCGCGTGTCGATCGGCCGCACGCCGACGACGCGCGACGTGCGGCGCCACGGCTTCACGGCGCTGGTCGACCTGACCGCCGAGATGCCGCGCTGGGCGGCGGCCGACGCATCGCTTGCGTATGCGACCGTGCCGCAGCTCGACCTCGTCGCACCGACCGCGACGCAGCTCGCGCAGGCCGTCGCGGCGCTCGAACGCCTGCACGGCGAAGGGCGTGACGTGCTGGTCTGCTGCGCGCTCGGCTACGGGCGCAGCGTACTGTGCGCGGCCGCGTGGCTGGCGGCGCGACGCGGGCTCGGCGATGCGCGCGACGCGCTTGCCGCGGTGCGCGCCGTGCGGCCGCACGCGGTGTGGTCGGACGACGGCGTGGCCGTGCTGCAGCACTGGATCGATGGCCGTCGTGGCGCGGGACGCAGGTGA